A DNA window from Ictalurus furcatus strain D&B chromosome 22, Billie_1.0, whole genome shotgun sequence contains the following coding sequences:
- the LOC128598917 gene encoding cilia- and flagella-associated protein 95-like isoform X3 has protein sequence MNYSRKTLISDWHKNREAEPRDYDISACRDGQRKLHKSTYKHFGTHLDADCRTTTQMAQSKKEHEAKDTAKSMVQADHFHSLVFDRETGTSDTAGKSILSRYQPSCTEKCHPRN, from the exons ATGAATTACAGCAGAAAAACGCTGATTTCAGACTG GCACAAAAACAGGGAAGCAGAGCCAAGAGACTATGATATCTCTGCATGTCGTGATGGACAAAGAAAATTACACAAGtcaacatacaaacattttggCACACACTTGGATGCA GACTGCAGAACAACAACCCAAATGGCTCAGTCAAAGAAAGAGCATGAGGCCAAGgacacagcaaaatcaatgGTGCAGGCTGACCATTTCCACTCACTGGTGTTTGATAG aGAAACAGGAACATCAGACACAGCTGGCAAATCCATCCTATCCCGCTATCAACCAAGCTGTACTGAAAA